The nucleotide window TAATATGGAATGGCTTGACCAGTTAGAGACAAAATCCATGTCCCCAATTgggaaaaatattattttttgggtcagtgcttaaggttaggtttaggttaaGATTAGGATATATAAtcacatacaaacataataGAAAAAACTGTATTCATGTGTGCTTAGTATTAGACTCACTCTGAAGTTAATACAAAtctaaaactgaaatatttgaaatgatttgCAGGAAAGTTCAGCCAATATCAGGATCAGCATTGTAATGGATCATAACTGAAGCAATACATGGGTAAAATGACGAAGAGACTGGGCTTTAATTGCTCCCATTCCAATGAATCCCTCCTGGGTAAGTTAGTACAAAGACATTACTTGGAAAATTAAAGGATCATCAAATCTGATTGCTGCAGagtggattgtgtgtgtgtgtgtgtgtgtgtgtgtgtgtgtgtgtgtgtgtgtgtgtgtgtgtgtgtgtgtgtgtgtgtgtgtgtgtgtgtgtgtgtgtgtgtgtgtgtgtgtgtgtgtgtgtgtgttgtagagTGAGAGCTCATTTCACACACAACATACTTTCATGCGGTCTGACCAGAGGAAACATCACCACCTCTCTCCCGTCTGCTGTCAGATTTCAGTGTTGTCCAGTGTCACAGTCCTTGTTAGATATTTTTTGTTATCTCTTGGATTTTCTCGtctcttttcactctctctcctcccccacAGATTCTTTTCTTGTGAGGCTTTTCCTCTCCACAATTAAGCATTAATTCTTGTCTTCGTCTCTCCAGTGATGTCGTCTCTTCTGAGGGAGGAGATGCAGAGAGTTTTATTTCGACCTGCAAAACAGAGACTGGTGGAATTTATTGAGATTGAAGAGCCGCTGCAGGGAAGACATTTCCTCTGTGTCTCAGgtaaacaacttttatttgatgcaatcattttatttcatttatctgatcaataaaaaagcaacaagtTTTCGGggataaatattaaacatgatttcacatttctctttcaaatTTTACAATCGATATTCTTTTGCAGGACACAATTTTTTGGTTGTAGTGAGGCCTTGTACTACCCTATTACACATTCTGTGTGAAGTGTAAGCCTTGAAATGATTCTTGTGCAGGCTCCACTTTCACTGCAGATGTGTCCGGTGCTGTGCTGCACCTGTTtacttgaaaaactgtgttgGTTGTTTTCTCCCATTTTTCTGCAGTTGCAAAAAACAAAGTGGTGCAGTTATCTATCGTGCAATGTCAAGTATCTCAGACAAAGTCTGTGTCCAAGAAGTCCCATACCAAGCGCTCCAGCCTACAGGACTGCTACATGAGGACAGAGATCTGGTCCCTGTACGATCTTACTCTGGTTGACGGACGGGACCCTGATGTGGTGATTAACCAAATTTAATTGCAATGTCCTTGCTTAGTATTGCCTTATTTGCTACAGTCTCCTTAGTTTCCTATAGAGAGGTAAGGTGTCTGTGAATAACACACATGTGAATGACAATATGAATGTTACAAAAAATTGCTCGAAACTACTTTTCCAAGTTAGTAGTGCTTCTTTCTCATCGTCTTATGAAGCTGGTTCATATATCCGactcctttttttaatgctgtagtTTTTAAAATAGATTCAATTATTTCACTGCAGTCTTGTAATCTCTTATTTACAGTTAACTTTTATTAACAAATTTTAATTCATTGGATGGCCGGTGCACTTTCCCTAGAAAGCATTATGCTTTGATTTGAAGTGCCTAACAAATTaaatggttttttttcttgttttttttttacaaataattcTATCTCatgctgtgtctgtttgtcctGCAGGATGACCCCTGTTTCCTGCTGCACTTTGACAAGGTGCGCACAGTGAGGGCTGTCAGCTGCTCAGCCAAATACTCTTTTGTGCGTGCCCTGGTTGCTGTCTGTGAAAAGGACTGTCAGATGTCACTGAACCTGCTGAACTTTGATGGGGCTTACATCAACTATACAAACTTATACTTTAACAAAGGAGACTGTCAAGTTCTGTCACAAATATGCTTTTATGCACTGAATTTGGTATGTCTATCCATGTGTCCGGTGCCACTGGATGCATAATGGAATTAGACAATGattgtgtgtgcgtatgtgtgtgtttgaagttcATAAAACTGCAGCAGGTTTACGTATAACTTGTGTTGAGTAGGTGGTGATTGTAAGCTTCTGGAGTTATTTATCCACCATGAAGGAATAACTCGTCTTGCATTAAACTCTGCTGAATGTATCTTCATGGCAAATACAAGTTACAAGCAGCTTTTTAAACCAATGTGTTAACTGTATGATGtacttttgttgtctttttaaatgcttAACTAGAAAACATTTCTGGATTTCAAACAgagaataaaacaatttaaaatgccTTGCCTGCCTCGGCCCTCTGTAAAAATCATCATAATGTGTAGtctttgttatatattttaaattattcatgGGGGCAAAaacagtcacattaaaaaaaacaaacagtaacagtaatgaaaaacaaaaagaggaattaAATTATGACATAATAAAAAACTTCTGTAAAAGGATTCATGtgtaaaaagattttaaatacatttcaataaaatcaaaataattcatgagaggaggaaaaaattaaaatacacaaagggTTGCAgattattatactatatattaagTAACATCGGCctataattttatatattttaaaatttgtttgGGCCTTTGTTAGTTCTGTTTTTTGCATCTTAACTAAAGAGTGGTACAGCTCAATATCAATAAGAGTAAAGATTGCTTTTCTATTGGGTCCATTTCACTTTATATATGTGgaatttgaccaaaaaaaaaaaaaagaagataaatagTTGAATTTTTAATGTCATGAACGGCAtcatagttttagttttttatttaacattgaagAATAAGGATTAgaatattaaaatacagtagGCGGCTATTACCAAAATATTTGTAGCAGTAGCTGATGAACAGTTTCTCTGCAAACCATAATTTCTAAATCTAAATCATAGGCTATTACTAATGTTTTTTGCAGGTCCTCCAATGACACGGGACGATTTTTCTTCAGTACACCTTTGGTTCAGTTTTGTACCTAAGGGTGGCGCCAAAACTTTTCAACTGCGATACAAGTCAGAGGCATTTAGTTGCCTTAAAATCTGCCTGAcgaaaataaaaaatcatatatattttaatataaatgaagCTGTGTATTCAGCATATTAATTTCAAATTGTGagtcattcatatttattcctTGATTATCATATCAAATGTATCATCACATCGTGTGAAGATACCTTACATTTTTTTGTCCGGTTTCCGGCGCAGAGAGGACGGACTAGCGGTCCCTATGCCTGCCGCCAAAATTCAAGTTAGAAGAGAGGAGAACGCAGTTTTCGCCTGTAAACACTGGGTTGAATCCTAGTGCTTCTCTTAAATTATTGAGTTTGTATTTGAAACACCAGAAAGAGGACAGATTAAAGATGCACATCAAGTCAATTATCCTTGATGGATTTAAGTCCTACGCGCAGAGGACCGAGATCAATGGCTTTGACCCGCTTTTCAATGCCATCACAGGACTCAACGGCAGCGGAAAGTCCAATATTTTGGACTctatatgttttcttttgggCATTTCCAATCTAAGTCATGTAAGTATGCTGTCTGCGACGAAATTACTGAGAGTGAGAAGGCTATAGGTCAGAAGTTACACCGTATTTGACTTGTAAATTTGGTATAGCAGTGGTAGTGAGTTAAATATGTTTCTTCAGTAGCATCCTCATTGTCTGTGCTTCATTGAAGAACTAGTTTGCAAATTTTAATGTCCGTCTTAAAACTACAGTcttatttttacagtttatttagcAGCCTGACTGTAGTTTTAAGACGGACTTCGGTTT belongs to Scomber scombrus chromosome 2, fScoSco1.1, whole genome shotgun sequence and includes:
- the exoc1l gene encoding exocyst complex component 1-like codes for the protein MSSLLREEMQRVLFRPAKQRLVEFIEIEEPLQGRHFLCVSVAKNKVVQLSIVQCQVSQTKSVSKKSHTKRSSLQDCYMRTEIWSLYDLTLVDGRDPDVDDPCFLLHFDKVRTVRAVSCSAKYSFVRALVAVCEKDCQMSLNLLNFDGAYINYTNLYFNKGDCQVLSQICFYALNLVCLSMCPVPLDA